One Peromyscus leucopus breed LL Stock chromosome 6, UCI_PerLeu_2.1, whole genome shotgun sequence genomic region harbors:
- the P2ry13 gene encoding P2Y purinoceptor 13: protein MLGTANTTVMQGFNKSEWCPRDTRMTQLVFPALYTAVFLTGLLLNTLALWVFIRIPSNSTFIVYLKNTLVADLIMTLMLPFKILSDSHLGPWQLRVFVCYFSSVIFYETMYIGIIMLGLIAFDRFLKIIRPFRQCFAKKPAFAKLVSIFIWFVMFLISLPNMILNNKEATPSSVKKCASLKSPLGLVWHQVVSHTCQFIFWTVFLLMFLFYVVITKKVYNSYKKFTSKDSQHKKVEMKVFIVIAVFFVCFAPLHFVRIPYTYSQTNKTDCRLENQLFIAKETALFLATTNICMDPLIYILLCKKFTERVPCMRGRRIAASSQEHHSSHTDNIILT from the coding sequence ATGCTCGGGACGGCTAACACCACTGTGATGCAGGGCTTCAACAAGTCTGAGTGGTGCCCCAGAGACACTCGGATGACACAGCTGGTGTTCCCAGCTCTCTACACTGCAGTCTTCCTGACTGGTCTCCTGCTGAACACCTTGGCCCTCTGGGTGTTCATTCGCATTCCCAGCAATTCTACTTTCATCGTCTACCTCAAAAACACTCTGGTGGCAGACTTGATAATGACCCTAATGCTTCCTTTCAAAATCCTTTCTGATTCTCATCTTGGACCCTGGCAACTCAGAGTTTTCGTATGTTATTTCTCTTCTGTGATCTTTTATGAGACCATGTATATAGGTATCATAATGCTGGGCCTCATCGCCTTTGACAGATTCCTCAAGATCATCAGACCTTTTAGGCAATGTTTTGCAAAAAAACCTGCTTTTGCAAAATTAGTCTCAATTTTCATCTGGTTCGTGATGTTCCTCATCTCCCTGCCAAACATGATCTTGAACAACAAGGAGGCAACACCATCATCTGTGAAGAAGTGTGCATCCTTGAAGAGTCCTCTGGGGCTGGTGTGGCATCAAGTAGTCAGTCATACATGCCAGTTCATCTTCTGGACTGTGTTTcttctgatgtttctgttttATGTGGTGATTACCAAAAAAGTATACAATTCCTATAAAAAGTTTACAAGTAAGGACAGCCAACACAAAAAGGTGGAGATGAAAGTATTTATTGTCATAGCTGTGTTCTTTGTGTGCTTTGCTCCTCTACATTTTGTCAGAATTCCATATACATACAGTCAAACCAATAAGACTGACTGTAGACTAGAAAACCAACTGTTCATTGCTAAAGAAACAGCTCTCTTTTTGGCTACAACTAACATCTGTATGGACCCATTAATCTACATACTCCTATGTAAAAAGTTCACAGAAAGAGTACCGTGTATGAGAGGGAGAAGAATAGCAGCATCGAGCCAAGAGCACCACAGTAGCCATACAGACAACATCATACTAACCTGA
- the P2ry12 gene encoding P2Y purinoceptor 12 — protein sequence MEMSGVDTTAANTTLIPGNVTLCSRDYKITQVLFPLLYTVLFFAGLITNSLAMRIFFQIRSKSNFIIFLKNTVISDLLMILTFPFKILSDAKLGAGPLRTLVCQVTSVTFYFTMYISISFLGLITIDRYLKTTRPFKTSTPSNLLGAKILSVVIWAFMFFLSLPNMILTNRRPEDKNIKKCSFLKSEFGLVWHEIVNYICQVIFWINFLIVIVCYSLITKELYRSYVRTRGVGKVPKKKVNVKVFIIIAVFFICFVPFHFARIPYTLSQTRAVFDCAAENTLFYVKESTLWLTSLNACLDPFIYFFLCKSFRNSLTSMLRCSNATSPSGENKKKGQESGDPSEETPM from the coding sequence ATGGAGATGTCTGGGGTTGACACCACTGCAGCCAATACCACCTTGATACCTGGGAATGTCACCCTGTGCAGCAGAGACTACAAGATAACTCAGGTTCTCTTCCCCTTGCTCTACACTGTCCTGTTCTTCGCCGGACTCATCACAAACAGCTTGGCAATGAGGATTTTCTTTCAAATCCGCAGTAAATCCAACTTCATTATTTTCCTTAAGAACACAGTCATTTCTGATCTTCTCATGATTCTAACTTTTCCATTCAAAATTCTCAGTGATGCCAAACTGGGAGCCGGGCCTCTGAGAACCTTGGTGTGCCAAGTTACCTCAGTCACGTTTTATTTCACAATGTATATCAGTATATCATTCCTTGGATTGATAACCATTGACCGCTACCTGAAGACCACCAGGCCATTTAAAACTTCCACCCCCAGCAACCTCTTGGGTGCAAAGATTCTTTCTGTTGTCATCTGGGCCTTCATGTTCTTCCTCTCACTGCCGAACATGATTCTCACCaacaggaggccagaagacaagaaCATAAAGAAATGTTCCTTCTTAAAGTCAGAGTTTGGACTGGTCTGGCATGAAATAGTCAATTACATCTGTCAAGTCATTTTCTGGATTAATTTCCTAATTGTCATTGTTTGTTACAGTCTTATTACAAAAGAACTCTATAGGTCCTATGTAAGAACAAGAGGTGTAGGCAAAGTTCCCAAGAAAAAGGTGAATGTCAAAGTTTTTATCATCATTGCTGtgttcttcatttgttttgttcCCTTCCATTTTGCACGGATTCCCTACACCCTGAGCCAAACGCGGGCTGTCTTTGACTGCGCTGCTGAGAACACTCTGTTCTATGTGAAGGAGAGCACCTTGTGGCTGACGTCCCTGAACGCCTGCCTTGAcccattcatatatttttttctttgcaagtctTTCCGAAATTCCTTGACAAGTATGCTGAGGTGTTCTAATGCTACGTCACCCtctggagaaaacaaaaagaaaggacaggaaagtgGTGACCCAAGTGAGGAGACCCCAATGTAA